Proteins from a genomic interval of Desulfobacterales bacterium:
- a CDS encoding GTP-binding protein, protein MAETIRVLVITGFLGAGKTTFIKRVIQERAARETILIVVNDFGEVDIDGRRLEMAGGSVYAFANGCICCSLKRELSKMLPALVDRFAPERLLIEPSGISEPGQILAALDGVKKRIGMDATSVITLIDGPAYFDGLACLGMFFEEQIATADHLIINKTDLVQPDQLEGIEKDLGKRNKNALIWSTTKARVPLETVFHLRPRPRPSLPATDGEEGPAYETITLFPSPELPLARIERLLQTAEQGGLGRVARIKGFVRTDRGSFYVDFSGKNWRLERCGGPEPVLVFIGELLDRQKIKQLL, encoded by the coding sequence ATGGCAGAAACGATCAGGGTCCTTGTGATAACCGGTTTTCTGGGGGCGGGCAAGACCACCTTTATCAAACGGGTCATCCAAGAGAGGGCCGCCCGCGAGACAATCCTTATCGTGGTAAACGACTTCGGCGAGGTGGACATTGACGGCAGACGGCTGGAGATGGCCGGCGGCTCGGTGTATGCCTTTGCCAATGGCTGCATCTGCTGCTCTCTAAAAAGGGAACTGAGCAAGATGCTGCCCGCCCTTGTCGACCGGTTTGCCCCTGAACGGCTTCTTATCGAACCTTCCGGTATTTCCGAGCCCGGCCAGATTCTGGCCGCCTTAGATGGGGTCAAGAAGCGGATCGGGATGGACGCAACGTCGGTTATTACCCTTATCGACGGGCCTGCCTATTTCGATGGCCTTGCCTGCCTGGGCATGTTTTTTGAGGAACAGATAGCAACAGCCGACCACCTGATTATCAACAAGACCGATCTCGTCCAGCCGGATCAGCTGGAAGGGATAGAAAAAGACCTGGGCAAGAGGAACAAAAACGCCTTGATCTGGAGCACGACCAAGGCCAGGGTCCCCCTGGAAACGGTCTTCCATCTCCGGCCCCGACCCCGGCCGTCTCTCCCTGCCACGGACGGAGAAGAAGGTCCGGCCTATGAAACCATCACCCTGTTTCCGTCTCCGGAACTGCCTTTGGCCAGGATTGAACGTCTGTTACAAACGGCCGAACAGGGCGGGTTGGGCCGGGTAGCGCGCATAAAAGGCTTTGTTCGCACCGACCGGGGGTCTTTTTATGTGGATTTTTCCGGGAAAAATTGGCGTTTGGAGAGGTGCGGGGGCCCGGAGCCGGTGCTGGTCTTTATCGGCGAACTCCTTGACCGGCAGAAGATCAAGCAGTTGCTATAA
- a CDS encoding MtaA/CmuA family methyltransferase, translated as MEPRERLARTFAGKTIDRPPVLCPGGMMAVSASEIMASAGFSGHDAHCNPEKMAAIAERIAGISGFENVGVPFCMTVEAESFGARVDLGDIEREPAVIKYPCATLADFAHLSPAEPERHGRLPVLLKALRLLKKNNSILPVMGNLVGPISLATSLVEPTTFFRAMRREARTIHKILTFITDFLIRLGRAQFAAGADLITVADPTATGEILGPRFFKEFSQPYLERLCQGLGREGKPVIVHICGNVRLIAPAISNINPVAAFSFDSLVNVARLKQEMGPRVLMGNVSTSVLEKGPPELVRKLARICLAKGVEILAPACGISPKTPLANIRALTGAVAGT; from the coding sequence ATGGAGCCAAGGGAACGGCTGGCAAGAACTTTTGCCGGCAAGACGATTGACCGGCCGCCGGTGCTCTGTCCGGGCGGCATGATGGCGGTGTCTGCCAGTGAAATCATGGCCAGTGCCGGTTTCAGCGGCCATGACGCCCACTGCAATCCGGAGAAAATGGCTGCCATTGCCGAGCGGATCGCCGGGATCAGCGGCTTTGAAAACGTGGGGGTTCCGTTCTGCATGACGGTTGAGGCCGAGAGTTTCGGGGCCCGGGTGGATCTCGGCGATATTGAGCGGGAACCAGCGGTAATCAAATATCCCTGCGCCACCCTGGCCGATTTCGCCCATCTTTCACCGGCCGAGCCGGAAAGGCACGGCCGCTTGCCCGTTCTGCTCAAGGCCCTGCGACTGCTCAAAAAAAACAACTCCATTCTGCCGGTCATGGGCAACCTGGTCGGTCCCATCAGCCTGGCCACCTCCCTGGTCGAGCCCACCACCTTTTTCCGGGCCATGCGTCGGGAGGCCCGGACCATCCACAAAATCCTGACCTTTATCACCGACTTTTTGATCCGCCTGGGCCGGGCACAGTTTGCGGCCGGCGCTGACCTGATAACCGTGGCCGACCCCACTGCCACCGGTGAGATCCTCGGCCCCAGGTTTTTTAAAGAGTTTTCCCAACCCTATCTTGAAAGGCTTTGCCAGGGCCTGGGAAGGGAAGGAAAGCCGGTGATCGTCCATATCTGCGGCAATGTCCGGCTGATCGCCCCGGCCATCAGCAATATCAACCCGGTCGCCGCCTTCAGTTTTGACTCACTGGTTAATGTGGCCAGGTTGAAACAGGAGATGGGGCCCCGGGTCTTAATGGGCAACGTCAGCACCTCGGTGCTTGAAAAGGGCCCGCCCGAGCTGGTCCGCAAACTCGCCCGGATCTGTCTTGCCAAAGGCGTTGAGATCCTGGCGCCGGCCTGCGGGATAAGCCCCAAAACCCCATTGGCAAACATCAGGGCCCTGACCGGAGCGGTGGCTGGCACATGA